The genomic window TCCATAAGGACAGACCCATCACCCACCCCTCAACTTCCGGTAAGCATCATGCGCCACAATCGTCCCCTGCGCCTCGGCCACAACCAGCAGATCAATATCAGATGCCACGTTCCCGATAGCATACACCCCGTCCAGACTGGTGCGCTGGTACTTATCAGTCTTAACAAACCCCGACTCATCCACCTCCACACCCAGCTTCTCCATAAGCCCGACATTCGGCACCATCCCAGTGGCCAGCACCACAGCATCCACTATAATCTCCACCCTTTCCCCCTCGTTCTGGTCTTCCAGCACAGCCTTTTCAATCTTTGCAGCGCCCTGTATCTCCAGCAGGGTTGTCGAAGTCAGCATCTTCAGCCCCTCGATGCACTTCACCCTGTCCATCTCCCGGTCGGGCACCATGAACGACGCCTCATCAGTCGCCAACGTGACGCTGGCAGCAATACCCCCCAGGCAGCCGGCAGTAGAGAGCGCATTGTATCCCCTGCCGTACACCAGCACCCGCTTGTCGGTCAGCCTGGATGGGTCTGCCGTCAGGTAAAATATGCCGCCATCATCCATTGCAAACTTCTCCTCGCCAGGGATGCCGGATTTGACAGGCGAACTTCCGGATGCCAGCACCAGCATCCTGGCCTTATAAGTCCCGGAATCAGTGGTAAGGGTCTTGAAATCACTGTCGATTTCTATTTCAACATCATTCACATGCTCATTGACCAGCTTCGCTTCCTGCTTCCTGGCATCATCCAGCAGCGACTGGGTCAGCTCAC from ANME-2 cluster archaeon includes these protein-coding regions:
- the nifU gene encoding Fe-S cluster assembly scaffold protein NifU, translated to MSFEYSEKVKDHFRNPRNVGTIKDADATGRVGNPVCGDMMEIQLKVEDNVIKDIKFKTFGCASAIATSSMVTEIAKGKTLEEALEITRQDVADELDGLPPIKMHCSNLAADALHAAINDYMEKQEKGITQLGEDEYEVAVIGGGAAGLAAATISSYVGLKTVVFDGGQWGGMLNKFCPDKLIENYPGLTDKMTTRELTQSLLDDARKQEAKLVNEHVNDVEIEIDSDFKTLTTDSGTYKARMLVLASGSSPVKSGIPGEEKFAMDDGGIFYLTADPSRLTDKRVLVYGRGYNALSTAGCLGGIAASVTLATDEASFMVPDREMDRVKCIEGLKMLTSTTLLEIQGAAKIEKAVLEDQNEGERVEIIVDAVVLATGMVPNVGLMEKLGVEVDESGFVKTDKYQRTSLDGVYAIGNVASDIDLLVVAEAQGTIVAHDAYRKLRGG